Proteins from one Oscillatoria nigro-viridis PCC 7112 genomic window:
- a CDS encoding DUF4040 domain-containing protein: protein MNDNSYIYVLVALLPLAAGMVVFQVNPYHALLLRGVLGAIAALVYTILGAGDVGLTEALMGTLLAITLYAVTVRSSLVLRLGVIEEGTEGDAIPDGKTAGHFKQLIDDIRTVFQKRHMRLELVPYATTQALERALLEKEVHAACAPQSQLEQGGEAQLYNTAIRVRRVYDIMQTELSSPGTTLTYVNTPDAEDKH from the coding sequence ATGAACGATAATAGCTACATTTATGTCCTCGTCGCTCTGCTACCCTTAGCTGCTGGTATGGTGGTATTTCAGGTCAATCCATACCACGCATTGCTGCTGCGGGGGGTATTGGGAGCGATCGCCGCCTTGGTGTATACAATTTTAGGCGCGGGGGATGTGGGCTTGACCGAAGCCTTGATGGGTACTCTACTCGCGATTACACTTTATGCAGTGACGGTGCGTTCATCCCTCGTGCTGCGTCTGGGTGTAATTGAAGAGGGGACAGAGGGCGATGCTATACCAGACGGCAAAACCGCAGGTCATTTTAAGCAACTGATAGATGACATCCGCACAGTTTTTCAGAAACGCCATATGCGCCTGGAACTGGTTCCCTATGCGACTACACAGGCATTGGAGCGGGCGTTGCTCGAAAAAGAAGTTCATGCAGCTTGTGCGCCACAAAGCCAATTGGAACAGGGCGGCGAAGCGCAACTTTATAACACCGCAATCAGAGTTCGGCGTGTCTACGACATCATGCAAACCGAACTTTCATCACCGGGGACAACCCTAACCTATGTAAATACACCAGACGCAGAGGACAAGCATTGA
- a CDS encoding Na(+)/H(+) antiporter subunit B, with amino-acid sequence MKWVYFLSGIALFVKMLLIANPTMDLSQQSSIVELVVQDSGVPNAVSGIILRNRLYDTIFEVVVFTIAILGASFMLANEQPSCAIYQFTDQPSIILARLGATIAALVGIELAIRGHLSPGGGFAAGVAGGTAIGLVAITSSPQWMQEIYKRWHAATLEKVSVLVFIVLSVITLSGYELPHGELGTLFSGGILPLLNILVAVKVALGSWAVMLVFIRYRGLL; translated from the coding sequence ATGAAGTGGGTTTACTTTTTATCAGGGATAGCGCTGTTTGTCAAAATGCTGCTAATCGCCAATCCAACAATGGACTTATCGCAGCAAAGTTCGATCGTCGAATTGGTTGTTCAAGATAGTGGAGTACCCAATGCGGTTTCCGGTATCATTTTGCGAAATCGGCTGTACGACACGATCTTTGAAGTCGTGGTATTTACGATCGCCATCTTGGGTGCAAGTTTTATGCTAGCCAATGAACAGCCGTCCTGCGCCATATATCAGTTTACCGATCAACCATCGATTATTTTGGCGCGATTGGGAGCGACGATTGCCGCGTTGGTGGGTATCGAACTAGCAATTCGCGGGCATTTAAGTCCAGGCGGTGGTTTTGCGGCGGGTGTAGCGGGGGGAACTGCGATCGGCTTGGTGGCGATTACCTCATCACCGCAGTGGATGCAAGAAATCTACAAGCGCTGGCACGCCGCGACTTTGGAGAAGGTTTCGGTACTTGTTTTCATTGTATTGTCCGTTATCACTCTGTCAGGATATGAGTTACCGCACGGAGAGTTAGGCACACTTTTCAGCGGTGGCATTCTCCCCTTGCTCAATATCCTGGTTGCAGTCAAAGTCGCATTAGGATCGTGGGCGGTGATGTTGGTGTTTATTCGCTATCGCGGATTGCTATGA